A region of the Hyperolius riggenbachi isolate aHypRig1 chromosome 9, aHypRig1.pri, whole genome shotgun sequence genome:
ACTTTCCCCATTCTAGATAAACAGGCTTTTTTGTTGCCATCTCTGTAAGCAATAGGCAGTTAGGGGGGTTCTCATATCTTTCCAGGTAGGCAAAATCCAAAACAGGTAAGAAGAGCACCTAAATGGCACCGCCAATGTTAAAGGCTGTAATTAGCAGCTACAAACTGTTATTTGGGCGTACAGAGGCGCCCGATGTTTATAGCTGCTATTAACCGTTTACAGCCACTTATACCCGCTATTTAGTAATTTAGAGCGGCTAGTTACCATTTATAGTCGCTAATCATTGCAGGGAAAATATCAGGGGTCAGGAGGTGGTATTCTctagtgttaggtgtgtgtgtgtgtgtgtgtaggtgtgtgtgtaggtgtgtgtgtaggtgtgtgtgtaggtgtgtgtgtaggtgtgtgtgtggtgtgtgttttccACACcaagctgattgaaatctacaccgttTGGCACCTGTTATctttgccagggcgtagatttcaattctcCCCGCCACACGCTACTGCCAATCTCGCCGCTCTCTCGCCACTGCAGCCCCCTCGCTCTGCCATtggtatgatggcagagctccctgagtcggtcaggagcagatttcattggcttctgaccctgtgatcactgtaagcaaatcacattggctcacattgatgacaaggtcaggagccaatgtaaTAGTCTCCTGACTGCCATCATAGGGACGGCAAAGCAAGGGGCTACAGTGACGGGAGATCGTCGAGAGCGGTAATAGCGGCAGGTTAGTGCGGCGtgacaccatttttttttccaccagcagtctctggtccttaaggggccagaaacTGCTAGTATGGAAGCAGTTAAGGTTAAGCACCCACCAGGaaggtgttaggtttaggcatcagtagagggaggattcagtgtgagaatagggttaggtcatagtaaaatattggtaaagattactgatattttactatcataattAAGTATTAGAATAGCAGCTGTCAAAATCCTTTAATGGGAGCAATTTAGAATGGAGTTTGTACATTTATAGGTTCACCACATTAGAAAGTTTAGAGAAGTTTGAAACTCTCTGAACATACcagaaaatttattttttgccaGGTTATTAATAGCAGACCTCCCCCTCAGCTGGCAGTTTATGAACAAATATAAGTGAACCAGTAACTCTGACTGGATTTGTCTTACAAAAATGCCTGTTATGTGGTAAAGAGGTCACGGCCCTCATCTGGGTCATATTGAAACAAAGCAGGTATTGCTGAAGGATTAGTGATTGGAGCCCCAAGCAGGTgaccaatgtaccaaatagagtcaggttgactgagataagattttttatgcttagtacacaccatacaattttgtgtaatGCTGGAtatacaccatgcgtttccgcgttcgatgcgtccgtcgatacgcgtcgattcgattatttccgacatgtccgattcaagcttcgatggatcgttaggtcgatttgccatactttacatggcaatcgatctaaaaatcatcgaaattcgttcggaaatgctcggaaataatcgaatcgacgcgtatcgacggacgcattcgacacgGAAACTCATggggtgtatccagcattagatttacctgccagatagataatttgcaacatgttggaaattatctaaccatctatctgcctagcaattaagcattgttctactcagcaggcgataaaccagaagacaatgcgccagagataatgaccagtctctaccagtactttacagaaaataatctaattacagaaaatctaacagaaaattgtatggtgtgtactaggcattacagcagacacatttatgattatatgagaatgcttgcaatgcagggtcaggttgtagactgcataataaacacagagcagtgtaaatataaatggaatttgattttatggatgACAATCCCGCTTTGAAGCAGCATCCCTGGCTTTGATCTGATGTGACCTGGGACAGGGTGGCAAATCCGCCTTACATAAGAGCAGTGTAATTACCGGTCCAGGCAAGTGAAGATATTTTGCGGTAATATGGTATAACTGGAAGGTGGTACCCACATGTGCAGGTTTTGTGTATCTACTGTTACTAAAAGACAATGGTTACTCTCCAGAAGAAAGTTTTTACAAAAGTTAGTTTGTAAAAAGATACTATCCTGAAAGCGAGCACAATCAAAGTAAAAACTATGACAGAAGTACCCAAAAATACCACAGTATAAAGGAGTTTAAAGTGTCAATTACCTTCTGGAAATGAGTAATGTAAGGCTATCAACCAGAAGGTTTATACAGCAACTGAAACCTTTTGGCTAAGTTTGGTGACTCATCAGGAAGTAAAGTCACCAGGAAGCAAGTAAATCCAGTGTGGAGGTAGTTTTGGTGTGAGAACAAGTCTTGGTGCAAGCCCTCCATTCACTGCACTGAAACTAATAGTGCCAAAACTatgccagcgctggaacaaccAAAACTGCCTTGTTTGCATACTTTGTGTGATCTCTGCCAGCGATTTCAGTGTTGGACACCATCAGGTGAGTAGTCTGGGGCTCATGTTTATTTTGAGGttgggggaaggttagggttgggTGCTGGGGGTAGATTGTAGTACATTGTGGGGATagtctatgggagaaaagcactttacaaatgttattgcattgtattatcctaTACATTAGTGGGAATTGTTAAGACATGAAAATATGGGCAAGGAAAGAAGTCACGTTGGGAGTAGCAGGGTTGGGGAGGAAAATTTTGGGGTGAATGTAACAGGAAGACACCGTGTTTCATGGGTACTagccagcttcctcaggtcaatacacagtACCTTCCAGCAGTATAAGTAGGGTATGGGCACCTCTCTATTTTCTTATTTGAAGAAAAACACTCTGGATGCCCCCCAAAATTTCTAATCAGATCTTCTGGAGGAAACTGATTTACCCAAAACTGTGtttaggagagcgaccatccggcAAGACCTGGAAAGCCGAGCGGTGGCGGTTTATTCCTCGTAACCCTATACGTTGGTTGCAGTGATCTGCAACCCAATCTTGTGAGTATAAATGTTTATACTTACAATCCAACCCCCATATTAACTATACTGCACCACTGGGCTCCTGGCCTCTCTCTACTTGCCACTTAGGAGTTCCAGGAGTACGAGACTACTACAGGAAACACTGAAACCTTTCGACAGGGTTGCGATGGTTTATTACAGAGGGACTGCCGAGACAAGGgaggaaaaattgtttttaacaCATGGAGGTGATGCATCTAGTGGGGTATGCCAGCGTAACTTAACTCTCTCCTCTCCCACAGGCAGCATTGGCCAATTTAAATTTCGATTCCAAGTAGCTACGAGTACGTAGCTATTCGGTAAGAGAAACTCTACTCAAGAGCAATCacaatcaatcacttcctgtggtAATAACTGAGCATGTGTACGAGCTTTTTACTTAGACCTggatcacactgcaagagctttatttaacgctagtgatttgaaaaactctaGCTAATGCAatggttgattttttttataaaatcacattgctcaagtgagaacaaactcatagcattacattaacaagagcttttaacTACTCTACGACCGCTCTACACCAAACGGGCGTGGCCGAGGCGGtagtcccaggaccgcctaacgccaactggagccggctactgaaggaagcgcatctccttctcgggggcggagctccgcccctccttcagtctccgagcggctattgcagcTCGGGAAACTGTTAGAAggcgtctatttacatagtacagcgctgcgatgagcagcagctctgtactggggacaagagaacgatcggctctcataggcacaagcctatgacagccgatcgcgtgactggctggctgggggagggagggggatttcaaaagaaagggaaaaaaaaaaagaagaataactggcgatcagaccccaccaacagagagctctgtttgtggggagaaaagggggggagaaaACAATCGTCTGCTGTgtagtgcggccctgcagcttgaccttaaagctgcagtggccaattacacaaaacgcagcctggtctttagggggggtttaccactgtggtcctcaagcggttaagatcacaagcgcttagaaaaagctcttgtagtgtgaaccagcccaacaAAAAAGGGTGCAAACAAACTAACAAAACAGTGACAGGGTTTCCTGCTAAGATATACTAGTCCCACCTATTAGCCATAGTGTCTGTCTAGCAACAAGCAGAGCGAGACCCTATGAGCGCAAGCTTCCTGTTTCATTTCTCACTAACCTGAACCAGCAACCCGTGGCAGCCGGCATCtcattttaaatacttttttgcaagtgcgcagaaaagcatttgttggTTTTTGGCGACGTTTCCCGGGATGAGGCGTTTTTGATCCCTACAAGGGGACACTGAAACGTGGCGGTAAATGATCCTGGAAGCCAAATGTTGCTTCTAGGATTGGCTAAGCACAGGGCACACGACAGCCGAAGACAGAATCAAAAGGCACTGTTTGCGCAAACCCAAGTTTATGCAGGTAAGCAATTGTCCTGACGGCTGTATTCATCTGAATGGACAGGGGTTAAATGACAAGTGCCAAGTCCATTGTTTACCATCACAGAACCGtccgtgtaaaccagcccttagcCTACTCCCATGCAATGCAATCACTAGCATTACTGACAGGCACAATGAGCTGACAACTAGAgtgaagggaacccaaggtgagaggaatatggaggctgccatacttatttccttgtaaacaatgccagttgcctgaaagccttgttgatcttctggcataagtattgTCTGAGTCAAAGCCTTGGaaaaagcatatggctaatccagcaaAACCTGATTCAGCGTAtcggatctgctgcatgattgttcagggtccatggcttaaagcattaagccccatctacacgatacaattctttgtgcgattcgattacgattctatttaggatccaattaaatctgacatgtccgatcgggattagattcaattcaattcgatttgccattgttttgcaatggcaaatcgaattgaatagaCTCGATTCTCaagcggacatgtcggatttaatcggatcgtaaatagaaccgtaatcgaatcgcacaaagaatcgtatcgtgtagattgggctttagaggcagaggaccgggatgactctgccaggcaactggtattgtttaaaaggaaataaacatagcaacctccaaatccctctcacctcaggatccctttaaggtGGACCCCCACAATTGCCAGCTTTTTTTCTGCTCGTTACCAGCTGCTATTGTTGTGGGCAGGCTAGTATACCTCAGCAAGGAAACCCTACACCCTTTTATCAGCCTTGCAGTAAATAGGCCCAAAGGCTCAGGCAGCCACATTCAATCACATTCAAATACACTGGCTTGCATGTGAAATAAATCTCTCTCGGTCATAATAAGCATGCACCCTGTAAGCTGTGGTAAATTGTAATAATGTGGAGTACTGCTGTAAAGAGTTTTGTAATTCACCAACAGGAGCGTTACCAATCACATCCACTGCAGGGGGCCCCAGGGAAggcctggggggagggagggcttttCTGGGGACTGCCCAGTGACGATTTTAGAGATGGGCggggtgcagtgggcacacagctgCAGGGAAGGGAGCCAAACTCCCCCAGTCTCACCTCAGGCCCTCCAGCACCCCTCTTCCCCCTTCCACAAATTACAGCAGCGGCTGGGCAGAGAGACACACCTCTTCTGTGTTTCATGCGTTGGAGCTTCAcaagccgctggtctcctctgcctCCAGAGCGCATTCTACTTCCACTTACTAGGAAGTAGAGTGAGCTCTGGAGACAAAGGAGACCGTCAGCTTGTGAAGCTCAAGCGCATGGAACACAGAAGAGGTGTGTCTCTCTGCCCAGACGCTGCTGtaatttctggagggggaagcactgAAGGGGGGGCCTGAagtgaagggggaagggggggagggagtaAGGCCCCCCTTCCACACGGCTGTGTGACCGCTgctccccctccaggctacctatactgtgggcccctatacctagctacctataccaggctgcctatactgggggcacctatttcaggctacctatactgtgggcacctataccaggctgcctatactggggtcacctatacctggctacctatactgggggcacctatatcaggCTGCCtagactggaggcacctatatcaGGCTGCCtagactggaggcacctatgcctggctacctatactggggcacctataccaggccatTTATACTGGGGCcatctagccacacctccagatccgctggaatgcaatgatgttggattattgtggctctgtaatattaacaagctgacacatcattgcattccagtggatgtggaggtgtgtttagcttctaagggcagcaatggttaatttgcatatattcagcagtgatgcactgggagacatctcggagctcacgtcaacctgaattatcgcaaattctttctgttttaagaaagcaaacttttgttttctacagcattttagtaagagggctttttggtccattgtagcccctcacacactccaaggtGTTTTGGTTCACCTTGAACTTGCTGGATACTCTGTACCTctgttgcttaaagaggaactgtatttagtcaatgtttgcctattgtaaaacagAATGTAaaaccaatttacattctgaaatttatcacaagcgcgacatctttagtcctgccaggtgatctctgtggaatattTGTTTACTGTGatctctatgcacagagggagatgctgcctgATTGGCAGCTGGAAATAcctgctattttccacaatgcaatgaagttcacatACCGAATGGtctgggccatggccctgacatcacactatgggaggggtttcaccacaatatcagccacacagatgtccctgatcTATTGGAGAAGAGGTAAAGAATTATTggtggaaagagggtatcagctactgattggggtgaagttcaatcctgggtgaaAGTTTAGCTTTGAAGAGAAACTGTTAGCAATAAtatgcctcccccccccaaaaaaaaaaaaaaactacaacacATAtgtaggtagataaatacttgctctacttacataacagatgtattgtagtgtccacgttttgattacaGATaactttatatagtaaatgagcaGAATCCTGtagctggcaggggccatcttttgTCCTCCGGCTAGAtttcaaccccctcccccctcatccGCGCACTGATTCTGTGCACATcggggaggaataaatgcagcaggcacacACTTACCTACTAATGGATCCAAGTGCTGccgttcccatctattctctgcactaacGCCGGCGATCGTGCAAAGAgaatagaagggaactgcagcgcctggaaccattattaggagagtctgtgtgcgccgcctttatccttccccaatgtgcagtgcggggaggagggggaatgcgGCGGTGGCAGGAGAACGGAGAGGGGGCAGACAtgacactggaggaggggggccgaggactatgacaggagacagcctctggccccccctccctgcgccctAGCAGCTGCTACAACcaccacagagaaggggagatcaGGCGGCCAAACAGGTGAGTGTCaaaagcttcagccaatcaggctgattcagcatgccatgtcacttctcttttgcgtctgtGTACGAATATAGAGCCTGGGAGCATGGGGAGAAAAAACCTAATTGGAAAAAAGTAACATTGATTTGAAActttttgaattgcctggttagcatccttttatCTGTGTAATAGCCTGCAATAGAGAATGGATTTAGTATTTTATGCCTAAAAGTTACTCTttaacttaaagtggaatataaccctgcatttcaactttgctctaaaacataatttacagtatattatatgcaaccagcatttttttttttttttactagaccagcattgtaagggttacacagggctttaaagttcctggagatttctgcagacgcatccgaagctgacatagatacattatgtttacataaatgtataagtgttgaatgtgactcactgtctctgactgagaaggagctggaggacagccaaagagtgtgtaacatttctcaatagatacagttaactaaatagaatgtaacaatctgaacttctgcatatctctccacggaactttaaacctctgtgtttaacccttccaatgctggtctagtaaaaaaaaaatgctttttgcatataatatgctgtaaataatgttttagagcaaagttgaaatgcagggttatatcctGCTTTAAATACAGTACGCCCTCTGCTGGGTATTATGGAATGCAGTGTGGAGGGTTGTAGCTTGCACTGGCCTGACACTTGCCTGCTCTCCAGTATTTCCTCATAGAGGGGCATCTAGAGAACCAGGCTTCCAGGGATGTTTCATGTAACCATCAAAGCTCAAAATCAGTAACGTTTGAGGAGGTTTTGAGTGGCTGGGAGAGGTTAgtatagaggaaaaaaaaaacactggagatAGGCTGTACATGCATGGTAAGGCCTCTTTTAGATCattcagcgcagatggctgtgcgatcggaacgcaacgcgtatgatcgcacgccatctgcgctactatgcactgcagatcccattcactacagtgaatgggatctgcgctgcgattcccaaaaatgcatgcagcagtacgcgaTCACGCATCGCACTgttgcgcagcgcatatgatgggattggtagaagggctgtctgtgCCCCTCCACCCTTCTTGCGTGTTGCACTCTATacacgctgccaaaatgcgcatggCAGCGTGCATAGTCTGAATGAGCCTTTAGCTCAGCTccagaataaaaacaaaaaacgctcTGGACAATGAATAGAGTATTGAATCTCTTGAGTTTTATAgctgtccatctcctcatgcagGAAACTTTCTCTCACTTCATGACAGGAAGTGTCAAAATCTCATCCGCAATGACAGCAATGAATGATTTTTCCCATAGAGCAAGAAACAGTTCCAAGCCTCATTGTTTTTACAGGTTTTAGCTGTGTGGTCATTTCCTGTCCCAGGGACCGTCAGGATTTACGTCAAAGTCGAAAGGGTTCATGGAAGTCCGAGAGTCAGGAAATGTAGGGAATTCTACTAAACTGGTACACAGACAAGTACTACAAAACCCCAAGGCTTTCAGGCCTCTCCAAACTATGTAAACGTAAAATGGAAatgttgggcagtaaagagtctgAGATTCCTGAGTATCCAGGTAGGATATCACCTGTGTACACCTACCTTGTCTTTTTGTTAGTGGTCTTTTTAACAACACTTGAAGTAATGTCCCGGTCAGGCTTCTTCTCATGCCTGTCTCTTTCTCTGTCCACTTTCTGTTCTTTTTCTGgtttctgtttttctttctcaattttctccttagttttttcTCTGTCCAACTTTTCCTTGTCCATTTTCTCTCGATCTAGCCTCTCCCGGTCCAGCTTCTCTCTATCCAGCTTTTCCTGGTCTAGCTTTTCTCTATCCAGCTTTTCCTGGTCTAGCTTTTCTCTGTCCAGCTTTTCCTGGTCTAGCTTTTCTCTGTCCAGCTTTTCCTGGTCTAGCTTTTCTCTGTCCATCTTTTCTCGGTCTATCTTCTCACGGTCCAGCCTCTCTTGATCCATCTTCTCTCTGTCTAGCTTGTCCCTGTCCAGTTTCTCCCGATCCAGCTTGTCCTTCTCCGGCTTTTCCTTGTCCAGCTTGTCCCGCTCAGTTTTCTCTTTTTCAGGTTTTTCAACTTTTTCTTTCTTCTCCTTTTTGGGAGGTGGAGGGGTTGCATACTGTTGTGCCACCTGCTGTGCCACTAGCTGAGAGTTTATTCTGGGtttcctattaaaaaaaaaaaaatagaaagaaaaagaaattaatacatttatagaactattgaaaaaaaatattatatatatactgtatatatgtgtgtgtgtgtacacaagtGCAGGGGTGATGCTGCTTAACACAACCTATAGCATCTGCCCGACCACCCTTTTTATAAAGTCTGTTAAGCACTAGAAACCTAGTCTATTTGCCGTTAGTAGGCTGCACAAGCTTAGCAGGGTATAATATTGGAGGGTACAGCAATATGTTGGCACCACCTTAAGTGGATCCAAGTTTAAAATAAACTaatataaacaattgcatctatcctcctactcctaaaaaatttttttattgtaaaaacatttacaaattagATTCAATGTTTTATTGTATCTGCTCAGTCTATTAAGTATCgcagagctaaaatacatgagctattgacctttttttctcTATCACCTGCAGTCAGAAGGTCTtatctgctaggaaagagttttatggctatggataattcctcatcagtgagggttagcTATATCCTGACAAGTGCAGACAAGACAAACTGTCGCCTGCATGCCTGaagattaaccctttcaggcagagaaagaaaacagcctagttattaatgtttgtcactgtacataaacacgtttatctcatgttgccttgggtacactAATTCCTCATCAAGACCTACTGGACAAGCATATTCATACAGAGAAGCAGCATTGTAGAAGACACACTTTTACAGTTTTTTGAAATTGGCAAATTTTAAGCTGCAAAGTATCCTTATACAAAATTATTTGCCATACATACCATACCACATCCATGTTTTTAAAGacatatgggcttgattcataattTTTATCACACTGCTACAGCGCAAGTTAAATACTTCAGCGTGACTTAAATGTATCAGGcgcactctaaaggtggccacacacacgatacaataaaatgatcagattttacagcaattcgaaaaaaatcgaaagcattcgtctgaaaaatccgatcggatttccagttttcttcgatttttatcgatccggaatgtcagatatttttcttcaatctttctaaagattgcatggtgtgtgttagattgtcaatttattaatatacacaccctagcaattttgtcagcgtttccaatcatttttatcataattggggaaaaattgaacatacgtgtgtggtacattggtcttattttttaatgttacaatcagtcagaaaaatggattgcaattcttaaattgaacagatatttaaaaattttatggtgtgtggtcaccttaagcCCGCTGCTAGCAGTGTAGGGTGCACTCCTTAGTAACGTCCGTCACTAGTTAATGCTGCGCACTAGTGACGTAGAGCTACTGCGAAGTAGTATCGGGGTTGTGTTAGCATGCGCCCAATACCTGTAAGTCACAACGCACGCTGAAGTACTGTATTTAACTTGCGCTTTGATGAATCAAACCCCTGGTTTGCCCTTTAGCTATCTGTATCTCAGGCAGTGCAATCAGAATCTATTCTGAACAACTGCTGCAACAAGAGAACAGGCCACCTAGTGAgtgttttgtgttcagtgaaatgcTTATACATCTATGCTGGTCCACAAGGAGTAGGAAGGCATAATGACAGTAGCAAGCAGTCACTAAAGCATGCTTACATACCTATCGCTACCATGCATACTTAGTAAATAATATATAGTGGAACAAAgcttataaaaaataaatgctcTATAAAAGTAGTGCTGAAGTAATTACACTGCGGTCTGCACTGCTAAAGGAGGACCCTAGAATGCTTTAAAATGATGCCCTTAGTTTTGTCAGTTATTATATCCTGAATACAGTTTTTCACTTGTTTTTAATCAGCGTTAACCACATGTGGCCATAGTACAGTATAATAACGTCTTCCACGCCACCAGCTGTAGTAGAAGGACTTGTCAGTCTGATGAGCACGGTATGTGCGATAGCACATGCCTGTGCTCATTGCCAGGGGCAACAAGTGAGGGGCTAACCAGGGTTTATTATGCTTGTGTCGAAccccaaaatccccccccccccccccccaacctccacagCAGTGTGTGGCAACAGAGGAAGCTATGCTGGAAGTATTTCTCCTTCTCTCCTGATTCTGGCAGCAAATTGTCTCTCCCCCTCACTTACACTAATGCTGGTGTCTTGTATCGGCATATAGGGTCCTGACTTGATGACATCATAAAGCAGGGACCTGGTACATGCAGACACTAGATGCTGGTGTTAgtagaagggagggggagagctgatGGCTGCAGGCCCAGGAGGGGTGAGAAATACTTCCAGCATTGCTTTCTCTGCTGCCTATCTCTGCAAGAATGGGCaatcactagactgccagggaaaatGGGGCAACCACAAGACTGCCAAGGAAACAGGATGCCCTATACTAGGTCATTAAATTACTATCACGAGTGCCTATACCACTAGTGTAATATACCACAAACACGtgacaagggcgtagcaatagggggtgcagaggtagcaaccgcatcggggcccttgggccagaggggccccaaaaggccctccctctatcacagtattagctctctattggtcctgtgttcataataatcacttctatagatactttgaatagtggtaatcattaacaagctatttcccatccccttcttgcacctctgacactgtggttgccattggcaggttttggtgcgccgtatcaattgttatgtatagagtgcttggggggccccattgtaaaacttgcatcggggcccacagctccttagctacgcccctggccacatatactgATGTCACTACATACGGCGGTGTCATGTGGTACAGGCGCTTGCAGTGGCAATTCAAGAAGATGCCAGGCACACAGAAGGGGCCAGGAGTTGCACCTGGTGCCTGCAACATTCACCACAGGGCCCCTGGGAGGGGAcacatttcatactgaaatcaattggaaatctatctgcagtgtgtgggtaggCAATAGATCCATgcatgatcagatttgatcagagagggatccatctgATGGTCAATCTGGTAGTAGATCACGAAATGTACGGCCACCCTTACTGGGTCTTAG
Encoded here:
- the RYBP gene encoding RING1 and YY1-binding protein; the protein is MIMGDKKSPTRPKRQAKPSADEGYWDCSVCTFRNSAEAFKCSICDVRKGTSTRKPRINSQLVAQQVAQQYATPPPPKKEKKEKVEKPEKEKTERDKLDKEKPEKDKLDREKLDRDKLDREKMDQERLDREKIDREKMDREKLDQEKLDREKLDQEKLDREKLDQEKLDREKLDQEKLDREKLDRERLDREKMDKEKLDREKTKEKIEKEKQKPEKEQKVDRERDRHEKKPDRDITSSVVKKTTNKKTRPKPDIHRDPQSEINSIQSANAVTKIGNFNHTSRPRLKNVDRSTAQQLAVTVGNVTVIITDFKEKTRSSSTSSSTVTSSAGSEQQNQSGSGSECTDKGSSRSSTPKGDISAVHDESF